The following proteins are encoded in a genomic region of Pectinophora gossypiella chromosome 6, ilPecGoss1.1, whole genome shotgun sequence:
- the LOC126367847 gene encoding uncharacterized protein LOC126367847, with protein MAKWSIVALALIGCAVAEPPVGYSYSAPSPVIYVSGGGHSSGGYSGGLSSGGHYSSVPVGHQTSEGYHVDPHLLEKIKHIILKDEIQNQAYQSASSSHGHGHGVSSHYGPPAPVYGVPHDRIVGIELDHLQQGIQVAQYHQAEEGYAGGYAGGYSSGYSSGGSGYSSGGHGYSSGGSGYSSGGHGASISYSAPAISYTTIGVPSGSYGVPSPSSSYGAPHH; from the exons ATGGCCAAGTGGAGTATT GTTGCCCTCGCTCTTATCGGCTGCGCAGTCGCCGAGCCCCCAGTGGGTTACAGCTACTCCGCCCCGTCCCCGGTCATCTACGTGTCCGGAGGAGGCCACAGCTCGGGAGGTTACAGCGGCGGCCTTAGCAGCGGAGGCCATTATTCCTCCGTCCCCGTTGGCCACCAGACCTCTGAGGGCTACCATGTCGACCCCCATCTCCTCGAGAAGATCAAGCACATCATCCTGAAGGACGAGATCCAGAACCAGGCTTACCAATCCGCCTCCTCCTCTCATGGTCACGGTCACGGTGTGTCTTCCCACTACGGTCCCCCTGCCCCTGTGTACGGCGTGCCCCACGACAGAATCGTCGGCATTGAGCTCGACCATCTCCAGCAGGGCATCCAAGTCGCTCAATACCACCAGGCTGAGGAAGGTTACGCCGGCGGATACGCTGGTGGTTACTCTTCTGGATACTCCAGCGGTGGCTCCGGATACTCCAGCGGTGGACACGGTTACTCCAGCGGTGGTTCCGGATACTCCAGCGGTGGACACGGTGCGTCCATCTCCTACTCCGCCCCCGCGATCTCCTACACCACTATCGGAGTCCCCTCAGGATCATACGGCGTCCCGTCCCCCTCGTCCTCATACGGTGCTCCCCATCATTAA